In one Bacteroidales bacterium genomic region, the following are encoded:
- a CDS encoding transposase produces MAVELSKHQKDIKVLAGKLEISQDLLYRWRRELSGSGGASFPGQGNPKMTEQEKEIARLKKELRETQLDSGIYVIASKNFGFSQIMTILMKRAVVLAAIANQLSTRINQIQ; encoded by the coding sequence ATGGCTGTAGAACTCAGCAAACATCAAAAAGACATTAAAGTCCTCGCCGGCAAATTGGAAATAAGTCAAGATCTGTTATATCGATGGAGGAGAGAATTATCGGGCTCTGGGGGAGCTAGTTTTCCAGGGCAAGGTAATCCTAAAATGACAGAGCAAGAAAAAGAAATTGCCAGACTAAAGAAAGAGTTGAGGGAGACTCAATTGGACAGCGGGATCTATGTTATTGCTTCTAAAAATTTTGGATTTTCACAGATAATGACTATTTTGATGAAACGGGCAGTTGTTTTAGCTGCCATTGCAAATCAATTGTCAACCCGTATTAACCAAATCCAATGA